From the Macaca nemestrina isolate mMacNem1 chromosome 2, mMacNem.hap1, whole genome shotgun sequence genome, the window tagcactttgggaggccatggagggtgggtcacctgaggtcaggagtttgagaccagcatggccaacatggcgaatctctgtctctactaaaaatacaaaaattagccaggcatagtggtgggtgcttgtaatcccagctactgcagagcctgaggcaagagaattgcttgaacccaggaggtggaggttgcagtgagccgagatggcaccactgcactcctgcctgggtgatagagcaagattctatatttaaaaacaaacaaacaaaaaacatgaggctgggcgcagtagcacatgcctgtaatcctatcactttaggtggccgaggcgggtggatcatttgaggtcaggagtttgagaccagcctggccaacatggtgaaaccctgtctctactaaaaaatacaaacagccaggcgtggtggcagacacctgtaatctcagttactcaggaggctgaggcatgagaattgcttgaacccaggggacagaggttgtagtgagctgagattgtaccactgcactccagcctgggtgacagagtgagtctccttctcaaaaataaataaataaatgtataaataataaataaaaaacaagagtGTACCCCCTCCCTGCATCCCCATATTCCCATGCTGGCCTGGAAGGGATTGGTTTcattatgtttgttttcttcattaataaCATTTGAATACCACTGAGGTGGTAGCACTAAAAGCACTTCATCAATTCTAGAGTGATGTGCAAACAGGAACAGATGCTGCAGATGAGGTCAGGATTAGGGCGAGGACCTGCAATTCCACCTTAACTGAGATGCCCAGAACCTCCCTACTTTCTCATGCGAAACTCCAGCTCATTTCATAAGGCTTTCTATTTTTCTACTACTACTTTGGACCAGATTAATCTCCATAACATGGCTCTGTCCCTTGAGACACTCTGTTCTAGACTCTGAGGCCTTTCCAAGTCACCTGCAGTCTAACTGATGTTCAGAGTGCTGGACATGAAGACACCCATGCCTGGCATGAGCATGCACTGAGAACAGAAACTGAATTAGGCATGCCTAAGTCCTAATCCAGTCTTGTTAGCTGGGTGAACTTTAGCAAACTGCTCTAGCTTTGAGTTTCAACTCCCTCATGGGTAAAATGGGATTGCATCTGCCACCCAGGGTCATAAGGCTGAAATAGCATAAAGCAATTAACATGGAGTTGGATGTTTGGAAAGTAGGGGAAATGGGGAAGTGGGAGCGGGTTCTAACCTCACATATTCTCATGCTTCCTGAGACATTTGGTTAGACtttcaaaaataagttttaagaaaAGTTCATTGTATAGTACAAATGACTCTGGTCCATAAGACTTGCAAATTATAATTCTGTCCTATGGAGGGAAGATTATTTCATCCCTCCCATTCGCACGGGGGAAAAATCCAAttttgtatgtatacatttatctctttttttcttctttttagagacaaggtgtcatgctgttgcccaggctggagtacacagTGGTATGGTCatttctcactgcagcctcaaactcctgggctcaagcaatcctcccacctagctgggattatagggagaTACTACCACTGCcagcattttgtgtgtgtgtgtgtgtgtgtgcgcgcatgcgtgtgcatgcgcacgcacacacgcatgtggtagagactgggtctcactatgttgcccaagctggtctcataTTCCTGGGCGCAAcagatcctcccgccttgacctcccaaaatgctgggattcctggtgagagccaccgcacccagcctatctCATCATTCTTGCTGGACCTATATATGTGTGAGATTTTGAATTCTCCTTTGAACTGATTGTAACTTCTTGCTACTTCtctcattaattaatgaattcAATTAAATCTTTgacacatgctttttttttttttttgtccgagagagtcttgctcttttgcccaggctggagtgcagtggcggaatcttggctcactgcaacctccacctcccaggttcaagcaattctcctgcttcagcctcctgagtagttggaattacaggcatgcaccacaatgtccagctaatttttgtatttttgtctagactaggttttgccatgttggccaggctggtcttaaactcctgacctcaagtgatccacccaccttggcctcccaaagcgctgggattacaggtgtgagccaccacacctggccaacacatgttcatttttaaaaaattgactagAAGACTACTTAGGAAAACTCCctatttcaataaaaaaaaaaaagtgtagtttCTAGAGTGGAAAGTAGTCATAAAAGCAAAATGCATCCAAGTTCCACCAGGAGGAACACATGCACCCTTGGGCACACGCCAGTGTCGTCCACAGCAGCACTTCAACAGCCCATCAGGCTCCATGTTGTCTGATACAGGCTATGCTTTGTCAGCACTAATGCCAGACCCAGGCGCTGAGAAGGCTGAGTCCATGTGAACAGACAGGGGCTCTCCCATTGCCCATACCCACCCTGTCCCCAGGAAATCCCACTTCACTCACTTCACGATGCGTTTGGCCCCACAGCAGTGCAGATCGTAGGAAAGGGAGTACGTATCATAAAATGTTGCCTTCACATTCAGGCAGCCAATGAAGTCCTGTGGGTTCAGCTTGTACAGGTCAAAGGTTACACGGGCCACATCAATCTTCTTGGCAGGCTTATGGGAGAGGGACTGTGGGTGCCTCGTCCCCTGCATTGAGACAAGCAAATGGTTAGCACCCCTTGAAGACATCTCCCAGGGTCCTGATTTTCTCCCCCGACAGGTGGAACCTCACCTGTTCTGATGGAGGCTGCCATTTCTGCCCCTTCTGGAGGACCATGAACACTATATCCCCTGCCAGGGCTTGGAAGTACTCTTCTGTCTCTACAGTTGTGCCATCTTCCTCCAGCACCAGAAAGAAGGGCTTGTCTGCCAGCATCAGAGTGTCCCGGACCTGGGGAATAAGGTCAGTGATGCTTCTGCCATCCCAGAACTAGTGGGCTGGGGTCTATGAGGTGGAACTGGAGCCCAAGCCCTCTGCTGTGTAATCACTACCCAGAGACTTTATCATGGTACCTCTTGGTTCCTGACTTCAGGGTTCATAGTCTAGAATAATATTGTCCAATAAAATATAAGtcacatataatttttaattgtgatatagTTTACATACTCTAAAAGTTACCCTctaaaagtatacaattcagggttttttagtatattcacaaagttgtgcagcAATCACCACTATCTAATAGTGCAGTGTTtactaggctggaatgcagtaatCGTAAGCATATCATAAGTGTAAGTAGAGAGCATGTGACATAAttgtagctcattgcagcctccaactcttgggcacaagcaatcctcctgcctcagcctcccgagtagcagggactacaggcgcatgcattacacctgcctaatttttatgtttttttaaagatggtgtctggctatgttgctcagactggtctcaaactcctggcctcaagggatcctcctaccttggcctcccaaagtgctgggattacaggtatgtgctatCATGCCTAGacatgattcatttttttttttttttggctaataaTATTCTACTATATAGATATAccagattttaaaatctatttatcaATGGATGAACACTTGGATTGTTTCTTTTtgactgttatgaataatgctgctatgagttTTTGTGTACACGTTTTTATATGAACACAGGTTTTCAATTCTCCtgggcatatacctaggagtagaattgctgagtcatacattaactctatgtttaattttttttttttttttttttggagagaaggCTTTGCTCTTtaacccaggttggaatgcagtggtataatcacagctcactgcagcctcaacctcctgggctcaatgatccttccactttagcctcccaagtagctgagattacaggcttgtgccctggttgtccagctaatttttttttgcggggggaggTGGAGACAGGGTACTGCTTTGtggccgaggctggtctcaaagtcctgtgctcaaggaatcctcccacctcagcctcccaaaatgctgggatttttcAATCCCAGTGGATGCACTTGGCCTCTGCCTCTGGAGAATGGAAATAGTGGTAACTACCTTAAGGCTCTCATCAGAAGAAATACTGCAAGTCACCTGGCAGAATACATGGTCCATAATAAGAATAGCCTCCTCAGGACATTTACAACCACATCATTGGTTATTTTGGAATGATTGAATTCTCACTTCACTTTTCTTGCTTGGATTCTATAAGGAACATACTTTGCTACTTAAAAATCTTTCAATAAGGGCCTGGGCTCAGCAACACACCAATAGCAATGAACATACCTAGCTCCCTGATCTCGGTTTCTGAATACCATTCTCCACTAAAATGAAACAGACCTCCTTAGAAAAAAATGGCCAAGAATTAGGGCAGGGTAAATACAAGATGAGCCTGTAATACCTTGCTGCACCAGAAAGTAAGAAAGCATGCAAAGAATGATGGGGACAGGATAAAAAAAAAGCACCAGAAAGTAAAAAAGCATGCAAAGAATGATGGGGACATGataaaaagacacagaagtcTGGGACAACTTGAGCATCAATAAATAATCTGTTGCCATTCATATATCCTACTAAAATAGGAATACCTGTGTCCcttttgatataaataaataaataggccaggggcagtggctcatgcctctaatcccagcactttgggaggccgaggtgggaggatcacttgaggccaggagtttgagaccaggctgcaaaacatagctagaccccatcgctatttttttttaattaaaaattaggtGTGAGGTTGTGTATCTATAGTCCTAGtgagtcaggaggctgaggtggcaggatcacttgaacctaggagtttgaggctgcagtgagccatcatcacaccactgcatcctagcctgggcaatggagtgagaccctttctctaaataataataataataacaataataagtgAATACAGTGACAGATGCAGAATTCAATGTTTACTTAGTACAAAGTACTGacctagaaaataaataacagaggGAAAAATGTTACATAGAGAAGCTTGACTGTACCTACCACTTTATTCAAATAATCAGAACAGTAAGGTGATAAAAATTGCATATAATTTTGCACtgacaatctttaaaaaaatttttttagacagggtctcactctgtcacataggctggagtgcagtggtgcattcacaGTTTACtgaagcctcaaattcctaggctcaagcgatcatcctgcctcagcctcctgagtaactgaaactacaggtgcacaccaccatgtccagctaattcctgcattatttttgtatagatggggtctcaccatgttgcccaggctggttttgaactcctgggctcaaggaatcctcctgcctcggcctcccaaagtgttaggattacaggcgtgagccactatgcctggcctgtaaCTTATTTTTATCATATTCCTGCCAAAGATGTAAACCTGAATTAAAGAAATGgatagggccgggtgcagtggctcatgcctgtaatcccagcaccttgggaggccgaggcaggcagatcacaaggtcaagagatcgagaccatcctggctaacatggtgaaaccccatctctactaaaaatacaaaaaaaaattagccaggcgtggtggcaggtgcctgtagtcccagctactcgggaggctgaggcaggaggatggtgggaacccaggaggtggagcttgcagtgagccgagatcgcaccactgcactccagcctggtcaacagagcaagactccatctcaaaaaaaagaaaaaagaaagaaagaaatggatagTTCCAAGGGCCAGTAAACAAAAATAGCTGGCTCACAATCTTCAAAATGgtcaaggtcatgaaagtcaAGGAAACACTGAAAAACTGTTCCAGACTAAAGGAAACTAAAGAACCATACAATTAAATAAACACTTGATCCTGACCTGGATCCTTTCACTACAAAGGATATTATTGGGACAACTGGCAATGCTTGAGTCTCAGGATTCAATTACAGTAATGTAACACTGTTTCCTGATTGTAATAGTCGTATGATGGCTACACAGGAGAATATCCTTGTTTGTAGAAAATGCACATTGAAGTATCCAAGAGTAATAGGCAGCAAGTTGGCAACTTACTCTTAAATGATTCAGGAAAAGTTTTGTATTGTATTTGTACTGTGTAACTTTTGTTAGTTTGTAATTGCTTCCTCCAGAAGAAGCAATATATAACAAGGACATTTTGATGCCAGGGGTGCCCAGGCCTCAGGGCAAAAAAGCAGCACCAAGTCCAGACTAGAGTATGAACAGGTCCTTTTGATCGAAAGCACAAGAAATGTAGTCTGCACAGCCAGAAGCCTTACAAAGGAGGGGAAATTTGCTCCCCGGAAGAATAGAACTAATACACAGAAATAGGGGAGGAAACTTAGAATAAAGAGGTGAGCTATGATTTATGTATGTTAAATAGAACCTAGTACTTGAAAGCCTAATCCAAACATTTGACCTGTACCAGGCACCTGGGATTGCAGGTCCCACCCCTATAGAGATGATCACTgaggacgggcgtggtggctcatgcctgtaatcctagcactttgggaggcagaggcaggtggatttcctgaggttgggagtttgagaccagcctggtcaacatgacgaaacaccgtctctactaaaaatacaaaaaattaactgggcgtggtggtacatgcctatagtcccagcttcttgggaggctgaggcatgagaatcacttgaaccttggaggcggaggcttcagtgagtcgagatcatgccactgcactacaacttgggtgacatagcaagactccatctcaggctgggcgtggtagctcacgcctgtaatcccaacactttgggaggccgaggtgggtggattgcctgagctcaggagttcgagactagcctgggcaacacggtgaaaccctgtctctactaaagtacaaaaaattagctgggtgtggtggtgtgtgccggtcgtcccagctactcgggaggctgaggcaggagaatcgcttgatcctgggaggcagaggttgcagtgagccgagattgcgccattgcactccagcctgggtgacaagagcgagacttcgtctcaaaaaaaaaaaagaaacaaaaaccaaaacaaaaaaacaaatggaagtgGGAAGCAAGAGATTTTCCAGCAAGAAAAATGTGCCCTGAAAATACTACTGACCTACTGATAGTGTAGGATGGTAACATACTGCCCCGCCCACCTGCCGTTACCAAACAGACATCAGCCATTGCTAATCAGTTGGACGCTGTCCAGGTGGGCATTACCATATGTAGGTGCTGGTAGGTATCAGAAAGGAAACTGCCACCTTCTAAGCCCTGAATCTCAGCTTACAGCTGGGCTGTGCAACATGCAGGGCACTCTCACCTTCAGGAGGAGGTCCTCAAGACTGTAAGCCATGATGCCCTTCCTCACGCTTCGATCTGCAGTGCTTACACGGCAGGGCCGGGCCCTGGGGGCCTCGGGGCTGGGCTCCGACAGCAGCTGCTGGGTCACCACAGAGGTACGCACTGACACGCGCCTGGGGGCAGTTGAAGCATCAGGGTGAGCCGCCCACTTTGCCCAACCCTTGCCCACCACACAGGGGAgccacctccccacccctccagaCCAGGCTCATGATCAGTCAAGCCCCCATCGCCTGCTAATCCTGCTCTAGTCTTACTCAAAAGCCTgctagaggccaggcacggtggctcatgcctgtaatcccatactttggaaggctgaggtgggcagatcacttgaagtcaggagttcaagaccaccctggctaacatggtgaaaccccatctctactaaaaatacaaagattagccagcgtggtggcatatgcctgtaatcacagctctgTAGGCTgggacacaagaattgcttgaaccctgggaggcagcagaggttgtagtgagctatgatggcaccactgcactccattctgggcaacggagtgagaccttgacttaaaaaaaagaaaaagaaaaagaaaaaaagcctgttAGAGCAGTGCATCTCAAACTTTGAAGGGCATATAAGTCACCAGGGCATCTGttcaaatgcagattctgattgaGTAGACCTGGGTGAGGCCTGAGATTCCAAATGTTTCACAAGTTCCCAAGTGATGTTGATATGCTGGTTCTCAGACCATGAGGAGTAAGTAGCAAAGTAATAAAAGACCCATCTCACGTTCCCCCAATTACCACCTCTCTCTTGGCTTCACTCTCCTCACCTGTAAAGTTGGATGAAGTGGGGGAAACCCGAAGTCAATATAAggtatttttttaactgaagCACTCAATTTAGAACCAAAGGAATGGAAAGGACCTGGATTTTACAGTCAGGCAGTCCCAATTTAGAATTTTGGCTCCCTCATGGATTTGCTGGGTGATTGAGAGCACCCACTATGTGTCTCAGTTCTCTCACCTATTAATTTGGTATAATAACCCCCACTTCCCAAAGTTGTTGTGAGGCTTACATGAGATCAGGAGTAAAAGCACCAAGCATAGTGTCTACTCCTTTCTATGCACGGTGTGGTGGTAGTGTAGGCAGCAGCATTAATATCACCCAGGGACTTCTTGGCAGTGCAGAATCTCAGGTCCCACtccagacctcctgaatcagaatctgcacttGAACAAGGTCCCCTGTGACCTATATACccactaaagtttgagaagttCTGGCTTACAGCTCATAGGTGGCTCCCTTTCCATTCTGCCCATGGCTTTCCTCACCTGGAAAGGGACTTGGGGTAGAGAAGGCTAAGGGACTTCATGGCGTATTCCATCCTTGTCAGCTGGACTGTGTTGGACCTGGGAAAGAGGCAGAAACAACTCATCAGTGTGAGATGAGAGGGTTCCTATCTCTCTCATTGTTAGGCATGGTGCAACCCAACCCCTCTTCAGCAACCCTCCTCCCTCTTCTATCCCAACTCACACATACCTCCCCCAGCCCTTCTCCTGTCCGGTCCCAGGCATGCCAACCAAGACCAAGCTGGAGaccccacccctctccccactggGTGCTCAGGCTCAGCCTCACTCAGCAGCTACTGCTCCTGCCCCAGTCCCACTCACTCCATGTTTCTCAGCCCCTGGCTTTGGTCACACTGAGCAGATATCCCAAGTCAGGGCTGAAGAAGCCTTGCCCGATATTTTCCTGTCCTTGGGGACAGAGTCCACTTTACGCTGGCAGGAGGTGAGTCACACCACCTCACACTTCTGGGGACCGTTCCCTCACCTCTAGTCCAGAGACCTCACAGGCAGGCAGCCCAGTCAAAGCCTGCTCTCTCCCATGGGTCCTTGAGCAATCCGAACcccttcctgaggcttcccatgGGCCAAAAGAACATTCTGTGATGATAGAGGCATGCCTTGTACATACTCTCCAATACCATTGCTACCAGCCCCACGTGGCTATTGAATATTTGAAACATAACGTGTGATTcaggagctggattttttttttttttttttttagtttcactcttgtcacccaggctggagtgcatatGGGGCGATcttgctcactacaaccttcacctcctgggttcaagcaattatcctgcctcagcctccccagtagctgggattacagaggcatttgccaccacgcccatctaattttttttttttttttttgtatttttagtagagattgggattcatcatgttggctaggttggtcttgaactcctgatctcaggtgatctccctgcctcagcctcccaaagtgtggggattacaggcatgagccactgcacccggcacaggagctgtattttttactttattgaattttaactaatttaaatttaaatagccacgtTGCCATGTGGCTCCTGGCATCCGTATTAGATCACAGGTCTAAGCAGATAGCCCTGGGCTCATCTGTCACCACTTTTTCTCTTAAACCTCTGTGCTCCAGCTCTTGAAGGCCCCAACCCTTTGCACAGATAGTTCCCTCCACCTGTAGTGCCTTTCTCTGATCCAGGGCGAAACTTTTGCAGCCTTGAAGACTCAGTTTCATTGCTTTCCACTCTTTAAAAGGAAAGTCTTCTTAGACCACTCACAAAATTAGACCAGGCCCCACAGAGGCAGAAAGCCCTCTTCCCCACTTAGCACTACAGTAGTtctagtcctagctacatgggaggctgaggcaggaggattctgcttgcctcagcctcacccaCTTCTTATCCCTAGCAAAACTGCCAAGAGCTACCTAACCTGCTCTCcaggagcaaagaaaaaaaaaaatcccc encodes:
- the LOC105477674 gene encoding lipid transferase CIDEC isoform X2, producing the protein MESNTVQLTRMEYAMKSLSLLYPKSLSRRVSVRTSVVTQQLLSEPSPEAPRARPCRVSTADRSVRKGIMAYSLEDLLLKVRDTLMLADKPFFLVLEEDGTTVETEEYFQALAGDIVFMVLQKGQKWQPPSEQGTRHPQSLSHKPAKKIDVARVTFDLYKLNPQDFIGCLNVKATFYDTYSLSYDLHCCGAKRIVKEALRWALFSMQATGHVMLGTSCYLQQLLDATEEGQPPKGKASSLIPTCLRILQ
- the LOC105477674 gene encoding lipid transferase CIDEC isoform X1, with the protein product MEYAMKSLSLLYPKSLSRRVSVRTSVVTQQLLSEPSPEAPRARPCRVSTADRSVRKGIMAYSLEDLLLKVRDTLMLADKPFFLVLEEDGTTVETEEYFQALAGDIVFMVLQKGQKWQPPSEQGTRHPQSLSHKPAKKIDVARVTFDLYKLNPQDFIGCLNVKATFYDTYSLSYDLHCCGAKRIVKEALRWALFSMQATGHVMLGTSCYLQQLLDATEEGQPPKGKASSLIPTCLRILQ